A genomic segment from Candidatus Poribacteria bacterium encodes:
- a CDS encoding phosphoribosylaminoimidazolesuccinocarboxamide synthase gives MSQNVITSTQLTNLTPAHSGKVRDLYDLGDELLIISTDRISAFDVVLPNGIPDKGRVLTGLSKFWFNYTESVCKNHLIATDVEDYPDTLHPDAELLEGRSMLVRKANRVDIECVVRGYLAGSGWSSYQKTGEICGQKLPDGLQESDRLPELLFTPTTKAEHGEHDEPISIEEMKNEVGSELTDRLIDASFALFRSASQHAESTGIILCDTKFEFGELNGDLILIDEVFTPDSSRFWPAELYEPGKPQQSFDKQFVRDYLSEIGWNKEPPAPELPETVISKTSEKYREAYRLIVGEEL, from the coding sequence ATGTCTCAAAACGTTATTACATCTACACAGTTAACCAACTTAACTCCTGCCCACAGTGGTAAGGTGCGTGATCTCTACGACCTCGGAGACGAACTCCTGATTATATCCACGGATCGGATTTCCGCCTTTGATGTTGTTTTACCGAACGGTATACCGGATAAAGGCAGAGTTCTAACCGGTCTGTCCAAATTCTGGTTCAACTACACGGAATCTGTCTGTAAGAACCACCTCATTGCGACCGATGTTGAAGATTACCCCGATACGTTACACCCTGACGCGGAACTCTTAGAAGGACGCTCTATGCTCGTCCGTAAAGCGAATCGGGTCGATATTGAATGCGTGGTGCGCGGTTATCTCGCTGGGTCCGGCTGGTCCTCATATCAGAAGACAGGCGAGATTTGTGGACAGAAGCTCCCAGATGGACTACAGGAATCTGATCGACTGCCCGAACTCCTATTTACACCGACAACTAAAGCTGAACACGGCGAGCATGACGAACCCATCTCTATTGAAGAGATGAAGAACGAAGTCGGTAGCGAACTTACGGATCGCTTGATTGATGCGAGTTTCGCGCTCTTTAGAAGTGCCAGTCAGCACGCGGAAAGTACCGGTATTATCCTCTGCGATACTAAGTTTGAGTTCGGGGAGCTCAATGGCGACCTGATTCTCATCGACGAAGTGTTTACGCCCGACTCATCCCGCTTCTGGCCCGCAGAGCTTTACGAACCCGGTAAACCGCAGCAGAGTTTCGATAAACAGTTCGTACGGGATTATCTCTCCGAAATCGGTTGGAACAAAGAACCCCCCGCACCTGAGTTGCCAGAGACGGTCATCTCCAAAACGAGCGAGAAGTATCGCGAGGCGTATCGCCTCATCGTCGGCGAAGAGTTGTAG
- a CDS encoding CaiB/BaiF CoA-transferase family protein, with product MASPLDGIKVLDLTRVLAGPYATMLLGDLGAEVIKIEQPGTGDESRNFGPFKNGFSLYFMSVNRGKRSVTLNLKTDHGQAIFKQLLKQTDILVENFRPGTMKNLGLDYETLKADHPSLIYAACSGFGQTGPYAQQGAYDMIIQGMGGIISITGEPEGPPVRVGTSISDITAALFTTIGILSALHHRNQTGKGQFVDVAMLDSLVAVLENAVVRYFATGEAPKPLGARHPAITPFEAFASADGHVIIALGNDVLWAKFCEHVDRKELISDERFQTNADRTENHSELFPILSEIMSQRTTDDWIDALGHIGVPCGPINTMDKVVSHPQVQAREMITRVAHQITGEVEVPGVPIKLSETPGNVDAPAPSLGEHTTEILTDVLKMHPNEVEKLRRDGVV from the coding sequence ATGGCAAGCCCACTTGACGGTATAAAGGTTTTGGATCTCACGCGGGTCCTCGCGGGTCCGTATGCGACGATGCTTCTTGGTGATCTTGGAGCAGAGGTCATCAAGATTGAGCAACCCGGCACAGGGGACGAATCTCGCAATTTTGGTCCCTTTAAAAACGGGTTCAGCCTCTATTTCATGAGTGTGAATCGCGGAAAACGGAGTGTGACACTCAACCTTAAAACCGATCATGGACAGGCAATCTTCAAGCAGTTGTTGAAACAGACTGACATTCTCGTCGAGAATTTCCGTCCGGGAACAATGAAAAATTTGGGCTTGGATTACGAGACACTGAAAGCCGACCACCCATCGCTCATTTATGCGGCGTGCTCCGGCTTCGGACAGACCGGTCCGTATGCGCAGCAAGGCGCGTACGATATGATTATCCAAGGCATGGGCGGTATCATCAGCATTACGGGTGAACCGGAGGGACCACCGGTGCGTGTCGGTACATCTATCAGTGACATTACCGCTGCCCTTTTCACAACGATCGGTATTCTCTCCGCGCTGCACCATCGCAACCAAACAGGCAAGGGACAGTTTGTAGATGTCGCGATGTTGGACAGTCTCGTTGCTGTTTTGGAAAACGCTGTTGTCCGCTATTTCGCCACTGGTGAAGCACCCAAACCGCTCGGTGCCAGACACCCAGCGATTACACCTTTTGAGGCGTTCGCATCTGCAGATGGACACGTCATTATTGCCCTTGGAAACGATGTGCTTTGGGCTAAATTCTGTGAACATGTTGACCGGAAGGAACTCATCTCAGATGAACGATTTCAAACAAACGCAGACCGAACAGAAAATCATAGCGAATTGTTTCCTATCCTCTCGGAGATCATGTCTCAGCGGACAACCGATGATTGGATTGACGCACTCGGGCACATCGGTGTGCCGTGTGGTCCCATCAATACAATGGATAAAGTTGTCTCACATCCACAGGTGCAGGCACGTGAGATGATTACACGCGTCGCACACCAGATCACGGGAGAAGTGGAGGTGCCGGGGGTGCCGATTAAACTTTCAGAAACGCCCGGAAATGTAGACGCACCTGCTCCAAGTCTCGGTGAACATACAACCGAGATTCTAACCGATGTGTTAAAAATGCATCCAAATGAAGTGGAAAAGTTAAGGCGAGACGGAGTCGTTTAG
- a CDS encoding prolyl oligopeptidase family serine peptidase: MSNKTAEVLHGTTDLTLEGDLAAQMVEVLDGYVTDAVARSVEKRETLWHRDYSSHEAYTESVEPNRARLRKQIGCLDPRLTIEDLAYVATTTSAAQITEDENYTVSRVRWQVFDEVEGEGLLLEPMHNVPIVAQVVALPDADWTPEMIAGVTNELPPSAQFARRLARAGCRVVVPLLINREDSYSGNPTISRMTNQPHREFIYRMAYQLGRHIIGYEVQKVLSLVDWMASTEAPIGVIGYGEGGLIALHSAAVDTRIQAAAVSGYFQSRQEVWREPIYRNVWGLLHEFGDAEIASLIAPRPLIIEASIGPEVAGPPPVGNGRGGAAPGQLVSPPADSVASEFSRAHDFYRQLGSEDALRLVSSVDGSPGSEETLTAFLTGLGVENASIDGYHLLSVPSVDDFDYEARQKRQFTQLVNLSQRFLREAASRRQQFFWEKTDTSSLTKWEETCTDAKAYFWDEVIGRCPAPDVPANARTRLIYDEPRWKGYEVVLDVWDSVFAYGILLLPNDLQPGEQRPVVVCQHGLEGRPQDTADPRIESVYYSYAASLADRGFITYAPQNPYIGQDAFRVIQRKANPIKWSLFSLIIRQHERTLDWLAELPFVDADRIGFYGLSYGGKTAMRVPAVLERYACSICSADFNEWIVKNATFDSGYSYMFTGEYEMPEFDLGNTFNYGEMAGLIAPRPFMVERGHDDGVAPDEWVAHEFAVVRRLYVRLGIADRTEIEFFDGGHQINSDRTFRFLHRHLDWPEPQ; encoded by the coding sequence ATGTCAAACAAAACCGCAGAAGTGTTACATGGAACAACTGATTTGACATTGGAGGGTGATCTTGCCGCGCAGATGGTCGAGGTTCTCGACGGTTATGTTACCGACGCGGTGGCGCGTTCCGTTGAAAAACGGGAAACCTTGTGGCATCGCGATTATAGTTCTCATGAGGCGTATACTGAATCTGTCGAACCGAACCGCGCACGGCTTAGGAAACAGATTGGATGCCTCGATCCGCGTTTGACAATCGAGGACCTCGCTTACGTTGCTACAACAACATCCGCCGCGCAGATTACAGAAGATGAAAATTACACCGTCTCTCGCGTGCGTTGGCAGGTTTTCGATGAGGTGGAAGGTGAGGGGCTTTTGTTGGAACCGATGCACAACGTCCCCATTGTTGCTCAAGTCGTCGCCTTGCCCGATGCTGATTGGACACCGGAGATGATAGCCGGTGTAACGAATGAATTGCCACCGAGTGCCCAGTTTGCGAGACGTTTGGCAAGAGCGGGATGTCGTGTCGTTGTTCCGCTCCTTATTAACCGCGAGGATAGCTATTCCGGCAACCCAACCATCAGTAGAATGACGAATCAACCGCATCGTGAATTCATCTACCGGATGGCGTATCAACTTGGAAGACATATCATCGGGTATGAGGTGCAGAAGGTGTTGTCACTGGTGGACTGGATGGCTTCTACTGAAGCACCGATAGGTGTTATCGGCTACGGTGAAGGTGGGTTGATTGCACTTCATAGTGCAGCAGTTGATACACGAATCCAAGCGGCAGCTGTCAGTGGATATTTCCAATCGCGGCAAGAGGTATGGCGAGAACCGATCTACCGAAACGTTTGGGGACTCCTACACGAGTTTGGCGATGCTGAAATTGCAAGTCTCATCGCGCCACGTCCGTTGATTATAGAGGCAAGCATTGGACCTGAAGTTGCCGGTCCGCCACCGGTTGGTAATGGACGCGGCGGCGCGGCACCCGGGCAACTTGTGTCACCACCTGCGGATTCCGTTGCGTCGGAATTCAGTCGCGCACACGATTTTTATCGTCAGCTCGGCAGTGAGGATGCCTTGCGCCTCGTTTCTTCTGTAGACGGATCCCCGGGTTCTGAAGAAACCTTAACCGCCTTTCTTACAGGACTCGGTGTTGAGAATGCGAGTATTGACGGCTACCACCTGCTTTCTGTTCCGAGCGTTGACGATTTTGATTACGAGGCGAGGCAGAAGCGGCAGTTTACACAGTTGGTTAATTTGAGCCAACGTTTCTTGCGGGAAGCAGCATCGCGGCGGCAACAATTTTTCTGGGAGAAAACCGATACCTCTTCGCTCACAAAGTGGGAGGAGACGTGTACGGATGCTAAAGCCTATTTCTGGGACGAAGTCATCGGCAGGTGTCCGGCACCCGACGTGCCTGCTAATGCGAGAACGAGGCTCATTTATGACGAACCCCGCTGGAAAGGTTATGAGGTCGTCCTTGATGTGTGGGACAGTGTTTTCGCCTACGGTATCTTGTTGCTTCCAAACGATCTTCAGCCGGGTGAACAGCGTCCTGTCGTTGTCTGTCAGCACGGTTTAGAGGGTAGACCACAGGATACGGCGGATCCGAGAATAGAATCGGTTTATTACTCTTACGCTGCAAGTTTAGCGGACAGAGGGTTTATCACCTACGCACCGCAGAATCCGTATATTGGTCAAGATGCCTTTCGCGTCATTCAACGCAAAGCGAATCCGATAAAATGGTCGCTCTTTTCGTTGATTATCCGTCAGCATGAGCGAACACTTGACTGGCTTGCGGAACTACCTTTCGTTGATGCCGATAGGATTGGCTTTTATGGGTTATCCTACGGTGGTAAGACGGCGATGCGTGTCCCCGCAGTGCTTGAACGCTATGCTTGTTCCATCTGTTCGGCTGATTTCAACGAGTGGATTGTCAAGAATGCGACGTTTGACTCCGGCTACAGTTATATGTTTACGGGTGAATACGAGATGCCGGAGTTCGATTTGGGGAACACATTTAACTACGGTGAGATGGCGGGATTGATTGCGCCGCGTCCGTTTATGGTGGAACGCGGGCATGACGACGGTGTCGCGCCTGATGAATGGGTGGCGCATGAATTCGCTGTCGTCCGGCGGCTTTACGTCCGGTTAGGGATCGCTGATAGAACGGAGATTGAATTCTTTGACGGGGGGCACCAGATTAATTCTGATCGGACGTTCCGATTCCTACATCGGCACCTTGATTGGCCCGAACCTCAATAA
- a CDS encoding methyltransferase domain-containing protein, with protein MLYSIIVSAGLENIAREELSARFETNLKILERKPQRILFQYAGNPRELLSLRTAEHLFLILKRIPKMTRSRNSLAVLRGSLARLSFKEMSECCRQVGINVRKRMPFRVTSRLSGKRNFRRLDLQRVIERALSERGWYLASTKAALDVWAEVHGDDGYISIKLSSNDMAQRPYKQAHIPASLKPTLAYSMVRLSKPHPDDVFLDAMCGAGTILLERALMGRYRYLIGGDVSTEALDATVTNFGRKHQPRQFFHWDARTLPLQPNTVDKIVCNLPFGETIGNIPQLTNLYRHCLKESARVLKPRGRMVLLTSQRTLLNDELEKLRFLGVQQRLTVDVRGKQAWIYVIRFT; from the coding sequence ATGCTTTATTCCATCATCGTTAGTGCAGGATTAGAGAACATCGCACGCGAGGAGTTATCCGCGCGTTTTGAAACCAATCTGAAAATCCTGGAACGTAAACCGCAGCGCATCCTCTTCCAATATGCGGGTAACCCGCGTGAGCTGCTATCTCTGCGAACAGCCGAACATCTCTTTCTCATTCTAAAGCGGATACCGAAGATGACACGCTCGCGCAATTCGTTGGCAGTGTTGCGTGGTTCACTGGCGCGCTTAAGTTTCAAGGAGATGTCCGAGTGCTGTCGGCAGGTGGGTATCAATGTGCGGAAACGGATGCCGTTTCGGGTGACGAGTCGGTTGTCTGGCAAACGCAACTTCCGCCGTCTCGATCTGCAGCGGGTGATTGAACGCGCTTTATCGGAACGAGGATGGTATTTGGCATCAACGAAGGCAGCACTGGATGTCTGGGCAGAGGTGCATGGAGACGACGGCTATATCAGTATCAAGCTTTCCTCAAACGATATGGCGCAGCGTCCATATAAACAAGCACATATCCCCGCGTCCCTCAAACCGACGTTGGCGTATAGCATGGTGCGCCTTTCAAAACCCCACCCGGACGATGTCTTTTTAGACGCTATGTGTGGTGCTGGAACGATTCTTTTGGAACGCGCGCTTATGGGTCGCTACCGTTATCTCATCGGTGGTGATGTCTCTACAGAGGCGTTAGATGCTACCGTAACGAATTTCGGTAGGAAACATCAACCGCGTCAATTCTTCCATTGGGATGCACGCACTTTACCACTACAACCGAACACAGTTGATAAAATCGTCTGTAATCTCCCGTTCGGTGAGACTATCGGAAACATTCCTCAGTTGACGAATCTATATCGGCACTGCCTCAAGGAGTCTGCGCGCGTCTTGAAACCGAGGGGGAGGATGGTGCTGCTCACCTCGCAACGTACACTTCTCAATGACGAACTGGAAAAACTGCGTTTTCTCGGTGTTCAGCAACGGTTGACAGTCGATGTCCGTGGAAAACAAGCATGGATATATGTCATCCGTTTTACATAG
- a CDS encoding Gfo/Idh/MocA family oxidoreductase, with amino-acid sequence MTVKVGIIGTGGISRAHRSTYEKVGGFEIVAVCDIIKSKANQAADEWGVPRKNAFSSYNKMLEMDELDGVSVCTYNQGHRRPTVAALNAGKHVLCEKPMAATLPDATAMVRAAKASGKILQIGLNPTFDPRIQFIRKAFDAGLFGDIYYSESAGCRRRGNPGHTFIYKKTAGAGATVDIGVYNMHASLYAMGYPKPVRVSAITEDYISQQDPRFKGIMDVEEFGAAWVRFENGGVMVFKISWAVHQDSLGGNFHLGTKAGFALSGPVIYADAYDGELKKFVEAEGLTAEPNPPEGMTTIQFSGFPQSDNWAAQMIAFREAVKADAPSPIPPEGVLLTNVIMDGIFRSHAAGKEVAVRVPEI; translated from the coding sequence ATGACTGTCAAGGTTGGTATTATTGGTACAGGTGGCATTTCACGAGCACACCGAAGCACCTATGAGAAAGTAGGCGGTTTTGAAATCGTAGCGGTCTGCGACATCATCAAAAGTAAGGCGAACCAAGCCGCTGACGAGTGGGGTGTCCCCAGAAAGAACGCTTTTTCAAGCTACAACAAAATGCTCGAAATGGACGAGCTTGATGGTGTGAGTGTCTGCACTTACAATCAGGGACATCGGCGACCGACAGTGGCAGCATTGAACGCCGGTAAACACGTCCTCTGCGAAAAACCGATGGCAGCGACACTCCCAGATGCGACAGCGATGGTGCGGGCAGCGAAGGCATCAGGCAAAATCTTACAAATCGGTCTCAATCCCACGTTTGATCCAAGGATCCAATTCATAAGAAAAGCGTTCGATGCGGGATTGTTCGGTGATATTTATTACTCTGAATCTGCAGGCTGCAGACGCCGCGGGAATCCAGGGCATACGTTCATCTACAAAAAGACAGCGGGTGCCGGGGCAACCGTTGATATCGGGGTCTACAATATGCACGCTTCGCTGTATGCGATGGGGTACCCGAAACCCGTGCGTGTCTCCGCGATCACCGAGGATTACATCTCCCAGCAGGATCCGAGATTTAAGGGCATCATGGATGTTGAAGAGTTCGGCGCAGCGTGGGTCCGGTTTGAAAATGGTGGTGTGATGGTGTTCAAAATCTCTTGGGCAGTGCATCAGGACTCGCTCGGTGGCAACTTCCATCTCGGGACGAAAGCGGGTTTCGCGTTGAGTGGACCGGTTATTTATGCCGATGCGTATGATGGTGAGCTCAAGAAGTTTGTCGAAGCAGAAGGATTAACTGCAGAACCGAACCCACCAGAAGGGATGACGACGATCCAATTCTCAGGATTCCCGCAGTCTGATAACTGGGCGGCACAGATGATCGCATTCCGTGAGGCAGTTAAGGCAGACGCACCATCGCCAATACCACCGGAAGGCGTACTCCTCACAAACGTGATTATGGATGGTATTTTCCGTTCGCATGCAGCCGGTAAAGAGGTTGCAGTAAGAGTGCCGGAGATTTAG
- a CDS encoding Gfo/Idh/MocA family oxidoreductase, producing the protein MTIRVGIVGTGGISRAHQRAYTQVGGFEIVAVCDIIKSKANEAADQWDVPRKNVFTSYNKMLEMDEIDTVSVCTYNQGHRRPTVAALNAGKHVFCEKPMAATLPDATAMVRAAKASGKILQIGIHSTFNPRLQFAKKVIDEGLLGDIYYSESAACRRRGNPARTFIYKKTAGAGAIVDIGVYNMHDSLYAMGYPKPVRVSAITEDYISQQDPQFRGIMDVEEFGVAWVRFENGGVMVFKISWAIHQDSLGPSFCLGKEMGISLGGPTVYADGYTNDLKKLVKSEGLTAEANPPEGMTTIQFSGFKEVNVWQAQMTAFREAVKADAPSPIPPEGVLLTNVIMDGIFRSHETGKEVAVRVPEI; encoded by the coding sequence ATGACGATTCGAGTCGGTATTGTGGGTACGGGTGGTATTTCACGGGCGCATCAGAGGGCTTACACACAAGTAGGTGGCTTCGAGATCGTCGCGGTGTGCGACATTATCAAAAGCAAGGCAAACGAAGCTGCCGATCAGTGGGATGTTCCGAGAAAGAACGTCTTCACAAGTTACAACAAGATGCTTGAGATGGACGAAATCGACACAGTAAGCGTTTGCACCTACAACCAAGGACACAGACGACCGACAGTTGCTGCACTAAACGCTGGCAAACACGTCTTCTGTGAAAAGCCCATGGCGGCGACACTTCCAGATGCGACCGCAATGGTGCGGGCAGCGAAAGCGTCGGGCAAAATCTTGCAGATCGGTATCCACAGCACGTTTAATCCGAGACTCCAATTCGCTAAGAAAGTAATTGATGAAGGACTGCTCGGTGACATCTATTATTCTGAATCTGCAGCATGCAGGCGCCGCGGGAATCCAGCGCGCACGTTCATCTACAAGAAAACAGCAGGTGCCGGTGCGATCGTAGACATCGGGGTCTACAATATGCACGATTCACTGTATGCGATGGGATATCCGAAACCCGTGCGTGTCTCCGCGATTACCGAGGATTATATCTCACAGCAAGATCCCCAATTTCGAGGGATTATGGATGTCGAAGAGTTTGGTGTCGCATGGGTGCGTTTTGAAAATGGTGGCGTGATGGTATTCAAAATCTCTTGGGCGATTCATCAGGATTCGCTCGGTCCCAGTTTCTGTCTCGGTAAGGAAATGGGGATCTCCTTGGGTGGACCAACTGTCTATGCCGATGGATATACAAATGATCTTAAGAAGTTAGTTAAATCCGAAGGACTCACCGCTGAAGCAAACCCACCGGAAGGGATGACAACGATCCAGTTCTCTGGGTTTAAAGAGGTCAATGTCTGGCAAGCACAGATGACGGCATTCCGTGAGGCAGTTAAGGCAGACGCACCATCACCGATACCGCCAGAGGGCGTACTGCTCACAAATGTGATTATGGATGGCATTTTCCGATCACACGAAACAGGGAAAGAGGTTGCGGTCCGAGTACCGGAAATTTAG
- a CDS encoding HNH endonuclease, with protein sequence MPNNILQKYIQKMERLRIDKARGAAPNKPLLLLAVIELIEQGQILENRIVLSPDLAEAFLKYWTKVTDRKPNIAMPFFHLKSEGFWHLHANPGYETALSVASQLKTSSRIREVIASASFDDEFFFLLTNDHDREVIRQTLIDTYFTDFKTDIESLITEEQQIGEYRQALLQQVKQTFSSLQPLTPTEEDNPIRTAGFRQAIMRIYDYTCAVCQLRIITMDGESVTEAAHIIPFKVSGNNDVRNGISLCQLHHWAFDAGLISLGKTYQVIVSELMSERGPTEWLLTTLRGKSILLPEHNELYPAQEALTWHREEVLKQ encoded by the coding sequence ATGCCCAATAATATCCTACAAAAATACATCCAGAAAATGGAAAGGTTGCGAATAGACAAAGCACGCGGCGCAGCCCCTAATAAACCCCTTTTGTTGTTAGCAGTTATTGAACTCATTGAACAGGGACAGATTCTTGAAAACAGAATCGTCCTTTCCCCTGATTTGGCGGAGGCTTTCTTGAAATATTGGACTAAAGTGACGGATCGGAAACCTAACATCGCTATGCCGTTTTTCCACTTAAAAAGCGAGGGATTCTGGCACCTCCACGCAAATCCTGGATATGAAACAGCATTAAGCGTTGCATCTCAACTTAAAACATCTTCTCGTATTCGTGAGGTGATCGCGTCTGCAAGTTTTGATGATGAATTTTTTTTCTTACTTACGAATGACCATGATCGAGAGGTAATCCGTCAAACCCTTATAGATACCTATTTCACAGATTTCAAAACAGATATTGAGAGTCTTATAACTGAGGAACAGCAGATCGGTGAGTACAGACAAGCACTACTGCAGCAAGTTAAACAAACGTTTTCATCTCTACAACCGTTGACACCAACAGAAGAAGATAATCCAATTCGGACTGCAGGTTTCCGTCAAGCAATCATGAGAATATACGATTACACTTGTGCTGTTTGCCAATTGCGTATTATTACAATGGATGGAGAAAGTGTGACAGAAGCTGCACACATCATTCCATTCAAGGTTTCAGGAAATAACGATGTACGGAACGGGATTTCTCTCTGCCAACTCCATCATTGGGCTTTTGACGCGGGCTTGATTTCCTTGGGCAAGACCTACCAAGTGATCGTTTCAGAACTTATGTCAGAGCGTGGACCTACAGAGTGGTTGCTAACGACCTTGCGGGGTAAGTCAATACTATTGCCTGAGCATAATGAACTTTACCCAGCTCAGGAGGCTTTGACGTGGCATCGCGAGGAAGTATTGAAGCAGTAG